A region of the Sandaracinaceae bacterium genome:
GGCGCTGCCATCGGGAATGGTGAGCTGCGTCGCATCGCTGCAGGTGGCCACGAGCCGCCCGCCCAGCTCGGGAACGAACTTGCGTCGGCACGTGAAGATGGCGGCCTGCTGCATGTCCACCGCCTCGTAAGTGGCCTTCGGGAGGACGTTGGAGCAAACGTGGTGAGCCCCCGCGCCAGTACCACAGCCCATCTCGATGATGTGCACCTTGCCGTTGCGCGCCGCGATGTACTCCTGCGCCTCGGCGAAGTGATAGAGGCCCGTGTAGGCGTTGCGCCCGAAGCGCTGTGGCTCGGACGGCTTGGTGGGTGACGCGCCCCAGCGCTCGGGCCAGGTGTACCCCCAGGTGTTGAAGGTGAACTCATAGCGCTGACCGTGCTCGTCCTTCACCTCGCCCATGGAGCGATAGAGGGCATAGAGCAGCGAATAGAGTGAGCGCTTGTCGTAGTCGTCTTCGGACACGTCTCCGTCCGACACGGAGATCTTGCTCTTACGCTCGGCCGCTGCGCTGAGGATCCAAGCGCCCACGATGAATTGCAGTTGTGTTTTCGAGTAGTCAGACTTGTTGCTGAGCGCGGTCAAGATATCCAAACGGGGGCCTCTTCTTTCGTTTTCGCTGTCTGGGGGACCGGGGACAGTACTGGAATCCATCAGAATGAGCGAATGGTATCTCGGCGCGGACACGCGGCGCTTGCAGGAGGCGTGATGCGGATGCGGAACGATGCACACGCGACCCGGGACCCCTGGGAATAGGCTCCGCGGGAGGTGCGGTTGCTGGCCGCGGCAAATGCTCTGTGGTAGCCGCGGAGTCGTGACCCCCATGAAGCAGCTCTCTCCCTGCCCATCCCCTCCATCCTCGTCCCGCACGGCAGGTTGGGCCTGTGTATCCGCCACGCTGGCCCTCGGGCTGCTGGTGGCCTGCAGCGGTGACGACACGGCCCCGGCGGCGGACCCGAGCGCAACCCCGGCCGCGGCGGCGCCGGGTGAAGGCCCAGCGGTGGCGGCGGCTCCCGAGCAGCCCGTGGCGCCACCTGCACCACCCCCCGAGCGCGCCCCGGCGCCCGACGGAACGCGCGTGCACATGGACCTGGTCACGCTCCAGCACCTGGCCGACGTGGACGTGGACGGGCTCTTCATCGACTTCGGCACGCCTGCCCGCATGAAGTACACCTCGGGCAACTGGAGCAGCGGCTTCACCCGGGACCACGAGAGCGCGGGCGTCACGTGGACGGGCTTCGGCACGCTCGGGCGGGTGTTCTTCCCGGCGGAGGACGCGAGCGCACGCAGCATCCACGTGCGGCTGAAGGGCGTGGGCGGCACCCGGCTGATCGCCTTCGTGAACGGCACGGAGGTGGGCGGCGGTCCGGTGGAGCCCGGGGACTACCGCGACGTGCGCCTCGAGGTGCCTGCGGCCGTGATGCGCCGTGGCGAGAACACGCTGCTGCTGCGCGGGGACGCCGTGAGCCCCGTCTCGGGCGAGGACGTCTCGTTCGCGCTCGACCGCATCACCATCACGCGCGCCGACCGGGCGGAGCAGCCCGAGCCCTTGCCGCCCCTGCTGCGCGAGGTGAACGCGGGCGTGGCGCGCAGCGCGCTGGCGCTGCCGGCTGCGGGCAACCTCTCCTACTACCTGGAGGTGCCGGCGGGCGCCTCGCTGGTGCTGGGCGCCGCCCGCGCCGACGCAGGCGAGGGAGAGCGCAGCGCCGAGGTGCGCGTGACCACCGACGGCGCCGAGCCACGTGTGCTGGCCACCGTGCCGCTGGCGGACCGCTTCGTGGACCAAGCGCTGAGCCTCGCGGACTTCGCCCACCAGCACGTGCGCGTGGAGCTGCGCGGGGTGGGCGGCGCGGTGGCCTTCAGCGACGTGCGCGTGGTGGTCCCGGCGCCAGCGGTGGAGCCCCTGGCGCAAGACGCCCGCAACGTCATCGTGCTCACCGTCGACACGCTGCGCGCCAGCAAGCTGCGCACGTACAACCCGCGATCGCGGGTGCGCACGCCCGCGCTCGACGCCTTCGCCACGAGCGGCACCGTCTTCGACCGCGCGCAGAGCCCGGAGAACTGGACCAAGCCCTCGGTGGCCAGCATCCTCACGTCGCTCTACCCGGCCACGCACAACGCCAAGTACGACACTTCGTCGCTGCCGCCCGGCGCGCTGCTGGTGTCCGAGGTGCTGGAGCAGGCGGGCTTCGCGACGGCGCAGTTCTCGGCGAACGGCTACGTGTCGGACCGCTTCGGCTTCGCGCAGGGCTTCAACACCCACGTGAACTACATCCGTGAGACGCGCAGCACGGAGGCCGAGACGGTGTTCCGCGAGGCCGGCGACTGGATCGAGCAGCAGGTGGCGCGGCAGCGCGCCGCGGCCACGGAGGGCGAGCCGCCGCCACGCTTCTTCACGTACATCCAGACCATCGACCCGCACGTCCCGTACGACCCGCCCACCAGCTTCTTGGACATGTACTTCGAGGGCCCCTACACGGGCCAGGTACGCAACCGGATGACGGGTGACCTGCTGGGCCGCGCCAAGGAGAACCCGCCGCGCGTGGTGTTCACCGACGAGGACAAGCTGCGCCTCGAGGCGCTCCACGACGCCGAGATCAGCTACCACGACCACCACTTGGCGCGCTTCCTCGCGCGCATCGAGCAGCTGGGCCTGAACGAGAACACGCTCTTCGTGATCACGTCGGACCACGGCGAAGAGTTCAACGAGCACGGCAGCTGGGGCCACGGGCACTCGGTCTACCAAGAGCTACTGCACGTTCCGCTCATGATCCGCTGGCCTGGCGTGGCGCCCGCCGGAGCGCGCGTGCGCGACGTGGTCACCACCATGGACATCGCGCCCACCATGCTGGAGGCGCTGGGCATGGCTTCGCCGCCCGACTTCGAGGGGCGCTCGCTCATGGGCTACCTGCGCGGGGCGCCGCCGCCCGGCCCGCACGTGGCGTTCAGCGACTATCAGGAGACGCGGCGCGTGATCCGCAGCGGGGACGCCAAGCTCATCTTGCGCAGCAACGGGACGCACGTGCTGTTCGACCTGGCCACCGACCCGGGCGAGCGGCGCGAGCTGAACGGCAGCGCGAACCCGGTGACCATGCGCACGCTGCGCATCTTGTCCGGGGTGTTCCTGGGAGCGGCAGACCGCCGAGGCTGGATCCTGGGGCGTTCGGGCGAGGCGCGCTCGCTGCGAGGCAACGTGCCCATGACGCGCGAGCTGTGCCTGCAGCTGGCTGCGCTGGGCTACATCGTGGGCGACTGCGAGACGTTCCCGAGCGAGCGCCCACGCCGCTGAGGCGCTCGGCCCTGGTCAGTGTCGCTCGAGCGCGTGGACGGTGAGCGTGACCTCCACCCGCTCGGCGCCCCGGCGCGCGGTGATCCGATGGACGCCCTCCACCGGGAGCCAGCTGGCCTCACCCACGGGGAGCGGGTTGCCGTTGATCTCCCAGCGCACGTCGGAGGCCACCGGCGCGCTCGAGCGCAGCTCGGTGGGCGTGGGGCGCAGCGGGTCCACCCACCACTCGGCTCCGTCGGACGGGTGCTCGATGCGCAGCGGACCGTCGGCGCGCGCCGCTTCACCCACGAGCCAGCCCTCCCCGCGTGCCCACTCGGCGCCGCGCGCGTCGAGCAGCACGGTGCCGCTCTCGTCGTGCAGCATGCAGGACTCGGTGGGCACACGCCCCGGCACGAAGCGCTCGGCGATGGTGGTGGAGCAGCCCGCGTGCGGCAGCTGCCCCGAGAGCGCGCACACGGGCACCGTCTCGCTGAGCGGCGTCGCGTCCAGGGCCTCACGCTGGTCGTCCACGCCGCGCTGGGCACGCGCGGCCGCGAGGATGCGTGCGGCCACGGGCGCGGCCCCCTCGAAGCCGCTGACTCGCTCGAGGGGCGCGCCGCCCGGGTCGCCCAGCCAGACCACCACCACGGTGCGGGCGTCGAAGGCCACGGCCCACGCGTCGTGGTAGCCGCTCGAGGTGCCCGTCTTGAGCGCGAAGGGCTCGCCGCCTGCCTCGGCCTCGAGGTCGCGCCCGAAGGCCAGACGCCGCGCCGTGCCGTCGGCGAGGATGTCCAACGTGGTGGCCGCCGCGAGCGGCTCGAAGGTGCGCGTCTCGACGGGGGGCTCAGCATCGCTCGCGGCGCCCCCTTCGGCGGGTGCCTCGGCAGGAGCGCCGGGCATGGCCTCGCTCGCGCCAGCGTCGCCTGCGGACGCAGGCTCCGAGTCGTCCGCGGGTGCCTGCGGGTAGCGCTGCAGCGCCACCATGTGGCCCGCGTTCAGCAGCGCCGTGTAGGCGCGCCCCAGCTCGAGCGGCGAGACGTCCACACCACCCAGCACCACGGCCGCGCCCACCTCGGCGGCCGATGGAACCTCCGTGAAGCCCAGGTCGCGCAGGCGCTGCACGATGGCCGGTGCCCCCACACGCCGCGCCACGTCGAGCGCCGCCAGGTTGAGGCTGCCGGCCAGCGCTGGGCGGGCACGCACTGGCCCGTGCTCGCGTCCGTCGTAGTTTTCGGCCTCGAAGTGGGTGCCCCCGGCGCCCGTCATGCCGCGCGCCGTGTCGTCCAGCAGCGTGGCCGCATGCGCGCCCCCCTCGAAGAGCATGGTGTAGGCGAACGGCTTCAGCGTGGAGCCCGGCTGGCGTCGCGCGCGCAGCAGATCCAGCTGGCCTCCCGCGTGCTCGGCGCCTTCGCGCGCGGCGCCCACGTACGCCAGCAGCTCGCCGGTGCGCGCGTCGATCACCACCCCAGCTCCGTTGCGCACGCCGCGCGGCTCGAGGCGCGTGACGGCCGCGCGCAGCAGCGCCTCGCTCTCGGCCTGCAGGGCGGCGTCCAGCGAAGTGCGGATCACGCGGCCCCGGGCTCGGGCGCTGGCCGGCACGGCGTCGTCGCGGTGGTCCGCCATGACGCGGTCCACGAACCGTGGGGCGCGGTAGGCGCGCACGTCGTCGGTCAGGATGCGCGGACGGCTGGCGACGGCCGCTCGATACTCGGCCTCGCTGATGAGCTCACGATGGCGCATGCGCCGCAGCACCTCGTCGCGGCGAATGAGGGCCGCCCGCAGATGACGACGCGGCTCGGTGGCGCTGGGCGCACGCGGGATGCCGGCCAAGAGCGCCGCCTCCGCCACGCCCAGGTCGCGTGCTGCCACACCGAAGTAGGCCTCGCTCGCGCGGCCCACGCCCACGATCTGGTCACCGTAGGGCAGCCGGTTCAGGTACTGCTCGAGGATCTCGTCCTTGGTCATGGCGCGCTCGAGCGCCAGCGCGCGCAGCACCTCGAGAGGCTTGCTGAGCAGGCCGTGCGGGCGCCCGTGCGTGAGCTTGATGGTCTGCTGTGTGATGGTGCTGGCGCCGCTCTTCAGGCCGAAGGGCACCAGCAACTGGAAGACCGCGCGGGTGGTGGCCAAGAGGTCCACGCCGGGGTGCGAGCGGAAGCGCCCGTCCTCCGCCGCGATGACGGCGGCCACGAGGTGCGGCGACACCTCGTCGAGCGACACCCAGCGCCGGTCCACTCCGTCCACGCGCGACTGACGGAGCGGCACGCCGTGGCGGTCGAGCACACTCAGCGCGTCGGGTGGGTGCGCGAAGCGGCTCTCGTCGAGCGTGACGCCGAACGACGCCAGATAGCCCAGCAGCAGGCCCAAGACCACGACGCCGACGGCGCGTGGCACAGCGCGAGCGACTGCGGCCGCCCACCGACGTCGCCTCGTCGGGCGCGTCGGCGGAGCGCTCGGCGCGCGGTCGCTCACTCGCTCGCCACCTCCAGCACGAACGCCGCCGAGTCACCGCCCACGCTCGGGTCGTCCTCGGACTCGATCTGTGCGGGGGGTGCCACGAAGCGCCCCACCGACGTCGCGCGCACCGCGTAGGTGTACTCGCGCAGCCCTTGGCCCAGGCGCTGCAAGCGGAAGTGCGCGCCGTTGGCCTCGAGCGAGCGCTGCTCGATGTCGCGCACGGAGCGCATGGCGTGATGACCCGCAGGCCCCACCACGTCGTCCTCCGGTCCCATCCCCAGCATGGCGCGCAGCGCCGACACCGGGCTGCCGTCGTTCAGCGTCTCGATGGCCTCGACGCCGCCGGGCAGCGGGTCGTAGAGGAACATGCGGCCGTCGGCCTCGCCGTAGGCGAAGAGGCGCACGCGGATCATCTCGCCCAGCTGGACGCGGTCGCCCGACGCGATCACCCGTCCGTCCTCGTGCTCGTAGCGCCGGTGCAGCGTGATGGCGCCGCGCGGCTCGGTGAACTGCCCGTCTTCGATGCGCTCGCCCAGCGGCTCGGCCCACTCGGCATCCACCGAGAAGAACACGGCTTGCTCTGCGGGGGCGACCACCGTGAGCGCGTGCGCGGCACCGCCCAGCGACGCCGTGGAAATGCGGTAGCGCAGACGGCCACCCTCACCCGCCGTGGCCGCCACCGCCTGCCCATCCACCAGCACCGTGGGCGGCGTGTGGAACTCGGTCCCCAGCAGCGCCGCATAGGCCGCGAGCGCACGCTGCGCGTCGGCCGCCGCGGCCAGGCTGTACCAGCCGTAGCGCGAGCGCGGTTCCACGCGGCGCAGCAGCGACGCAACAGCCTCGCCGATCAGGGCGTCCTCGGGACGCACCCGCAGCGCCAGCTCCAGCACGGACGCGAGCGCATCGATGGAGACGGAGTCGATCTGCTCGGGCAGCCCCGACTTGATCTCGTCCAGCAGCGTCACGCGCAAGCGGTGATCGTCCGGCAGCGCGAGACCAATGGAAGCCCGTCCGCCCACGCTCAGCGTGTCGCGCAGCTCGATGAGCGCGTCCACCATGGGCTGCGCCACCGTGGCCCCGGAGAGCACGAGCACGCGCAGCGCGTAGGTCAGCTCGTCGGCGGAGCGACGGCCCTGGCTCGGGCGCTCGAGGGCACGCGTGAGCGCCGTCAGGGTGGCGGCGCGCGGCGCGGCCGGCACCGTGGCGCCCGCCTGCTCGGCCAGCACCAGCGCGTGGAGCACGCGCGTGTGGTCGGCGAGCGAGAGGCGATGCTGCGGTGAGCGCACCCCATCGAGCAGGTCCTGCACCGCAGCCTGGAGGCGCGTGGCCCGCACCTCGGGAGCCGCGTCGCCCGTGGCCACGCCAGCCGCCAAGAGCATGACGCGCGCCGCGTGGTGCGTGACGCCGCCGTAGGTCGCACGCTCGGCCACCAACATCATGGCCTCGGTGCCCACCAGCGGGTGTGGTGCCAGCTCGAGGTCCATGCGGCCCCGCAGGTTGGTGGGCAGGTCGAGAGCCACCTGCGAGCGCGTCTCTTCCTCGCCCCCGCGCACGAAGCCACGCGCGTGGCTGCGACGGTAGACCGCGCGCGGCGCTACCGGCAGCGTCCGCACCGCCTCGGCCGTGGCCCCGCCCGTCACCGCGAAACGCAGCGGCAGGGTGCCCTCGCCGAGCGGCACGCGGTGCATGCTGGCCACGCGCTGCGACCGGCCGGGCGCGAGCGAGAGGTGCTGGCGCCCGAGCTCGCGATCACCCGCCGTGAGCACGACGTCCAGCTCCTGCGCGCGCTCGCCCGTGTTGTGCACGAACGCCGCCACTTCGAAGCTGTCGCCCTCGGTCACGAAGCGCGGCAGCGCGGGCTGCACCTGCACGTCGGTCATGGTGCGGATGGTGGCCTCGGCGCCTGCCGTCCCGAGCCCGGCGTCGATGACCACGGCCATCACGCGGTACTCCGTGGCGCGCGCGGGCAAGCGCAGCGTGGCGCGGGCCCGGCCTTGCGCGTCGGTCACCAAAGTGGGCGACCAGAGCGGCGTGGGGTCCAGGATCTCGTCCTCGGGGCGCAGCGTGCGCAGCGCGCCCTCTTCTTCAGCGCCGTCACCGCCGTTGCGCACCGCGTTCTGAGCCACGCGCGACGCGAGCGTGCGGCGGAGGTCTTCCCACGCGAAGTCGCCGTCGATGGTGCTGGCGAAGAGAAAGTCCAGCTCGGGGCGCTGGTAGTCCGTGAGCCTCAGGCTGCCTTCGTCCACGGCCCACAGCGCGAGCGACACCTGCGCCGGCTGACCATCGCGCGTGACGGCCACGTTCACCGTCACCTCTTCGCCGGGGCGCGCGTTGGCGGGCGCCTCCACGTTCACCACGAACGCCTGCGTGGCGGGGCGCACCGTGAGCTCGATGGCGCCGAGACGCAGGTCGGGCCCCAGCAGGTCGTGCGTGGCGGTGGGCGCACCCACGCGACCGCGCACCAGCGTCACCGTGACCAGCGCGCTCGGCACCATGTCGCGGCGCAGCGGCACGGCCAGCTCTTGCGCCCCGCGGCCCACCTCACGCACGGCCACCACCTCGGGCACCCCGCCCACGTCCACGGTGACCAGCGCGCGAGCCTGCTCGAAGGGAGACTCGAAGGCGATGCCCGCCGTCTGGCCCACTGCGTATTCGCGCTCGCGCGAGGTCAGCGTGATCGCGGTGCCGGGCGGGTCGCGGTCGGGCACCTCGTCCGCGGCGGCGACGTAGGTGCGCACCGCCGAGAGCGTCCGGCGGCCGGCCTCGTCGGTCACTTCGGCTTCCAGCACGTAGGTGCCGCCGCGAGCGGGGCGGTGCTCACACGACACGGGCTCGGCCGCGGAGCGCAGCGTGCACTCGTGGTCCACTTCACGGCGCAGCTCACGACGCTCGCGCATCTCGCCGCCCGTGCGGTCCCAGAAGGTGTGGTAGCTCTCGCGCACGAAGCGGCCGCGCACGGTCTGGCCGGGGACTGCGGCCCCCGTCCGATCGATGACGATGGCGGTGAGCGACAGCGGCTGCGCGTGGGGGATCCAGCCCTGCACGTGGCGCACGCCCACCTCGACCGCGGCAGGATAGAGCGTGACCACCTTGTCGGCCCCCACGCTCTGTCCCGCTTGGTCCGTGACGCTCGCCTCGAAGACCACGCGCGAGCGCTGCCCCGACTGCGCGTCACCGGGGATGGTCACCACCGTGCTCTGGTCCTCACGCAGGACCTCCACGCCGGCCTCGAGGGTGCCGCGCCCGCCGGCGCTCTCGCCCGTGCCGAACTGGAACGCCTGGTAGGCGCGTGGATAGTTCGCCGCGCCGTGACGCGCCAGGCTGTAGCGCAGCTCGCCGCCGGTGAGGCGCCCACCGAAGAGGTAGTTCGCGTCCACCTCGAAGCGCAGCGGGTCCCCCGCGAAGGCATGCTCGGGGGCGCGCACGTCCACGCGGAACGAGGGCTGCCGGAAGGAGGACACGTCGAAGCTGGCGCTGCCCACCCGCACGTCGCGCGCGTTCTCGCCGTCGCCGCGGCGCACGAAGATCTCCACGCGGTGCTCGCCGAGGGACGCGTTGCGCGGCAGGCGGAACTCTGCGGCGCCCGCGCCATAGGTGTCCAGCTGCACGTCGCTCGACTCGAGGGCAGCGCTCTCGGTGGGCCCCATCAGACGAATGGAGATGCCGCCGCGGGCGGCCACCGCGTCGCCCGCTTCCACGCGGCGCAGCGTGGCGCGAACGCGCACGCGCTCACCCGGCCGGTAGGCCCCGCGGTCGGTGAAGACGTGCGCGCTGGGCAAGTCGGCGGCGCCCTCGGCGGCCCCCTCACCAAGGCTGAAGTGACCGGCTCCGATGGCTCGGCCGCGCTCCACCACCACCACGGCGCGGCTGCTCTCGGTGCGCGTGACCACGGCCACGCGCTGGGTGGCCAAGCCCGTGGCGCGCAAGAACACGACACCGTTCGCGTCGGTGCGCGCGCGCTCGCTGGCGGCGCCCAGGTCCGACGGGGACGTGGCGTTGCGGGCCACGCGGAAGAGCTCCACCTGCGCGTTGGCCACGGGCGAGCCGTCCGAGAGCTTGGTCACCCACACCAGCGCCCCACGGCTGGTCACGCGCACGTTGGGCGCGAGATCGCCCTGCTGCACGAAGACCGCGTGCGACTGGGCGCGCGCCCCGGCGGCCGCGCGGAAGCTGAGGGCCGCCATGTCGGCGCGCCGGGCAGCGCCGTCACGCCAGCGCAGCGTGCCTTCGCCCCAGCGGTTGGCGCGCGAGTCCGGCACCAGGGGCTGGAGCGGGATGGACGAGCCCTGCCCCGCGTCCGAGGCGTGCGTGGGGAACAACGCTGCCAGCGCCTCGCCGCCGTTGGCCACGGGCACGTAGCGGGCCACCGCCGTGTCGGCGTGCACGGCTGCGAAGCGTATGTCGGCGGACGCGTCGCCCTCCATGGCCACCAGCTGGCCATCCAGGTGCACGCGCACCTCGGGGTTGAGCCCGCGGCTACGGATGGCATAGGGCGGCGTGCGCTCGAGGCGCACCGCGTTGGCGGTGTCCACGTTCCCCACGCGCACCTCGTAGACCTGGTCGGGCTCCCAGTCCGCCACCACGCCGAAGCGCCGCGGCTGCTGCGGGTCGAAGCGCAGCGCCAGGTTGGGCGGCGTGGGGCGCACGCGGATCTCGCTGAGCGCAGGCGCGCTGATGGCCTCGGACGCGCGGAAGCTGAACTCCTGCTCGATGTCCAGCACCTCACCCGGCTCGCGGTCGGCCGAGCAACGCAGCCCCGACGACTGGCAGTTGACCCCGTCGATGCGCGGCCGCGGCAGCACCGAGAACGCGACCATGGAGGGATACGAGCTGGTGCCGCCGGCCCAGCGCGGCGTGAGCGCCATGTGGATGCGCGCCCCCAGCTGCAGCGGGCGGGTGGGCACCACGTCCACCTGGAAGCCGCGCTCTTGCACGCCGCGCGCGCGCACCGTGACCGGCAGGGTGCGGTGGCCACCGTCGGCCTCGAACACCAGGAGCTCGCGGCCCAGGTCGGCGGCCGACACGCTGGCGTCGAAGAACAGCGGCATGGGCTCGCCGGCGGTGATGCTCTGGGTTCCCGTCGAGCGCAGGCGCGGCGTTCCGTCGAAGACCACCAAGCGCTCGTCGCCGTCATCCACCAGCGCGCCATCCAGCGACGAGAGGGCGGTGTCGAGGGTCATGGTGGCCTCGCCCACGCTCGAGGCCGGCCACGCGCGCTCGTTCGGCGTGAACACCAGCGTGCTGCGGTTGGTCCAGGTGGCCGTGCCCGGCACCGCGGGGCGGAACACGAGCGGGATGGCGGTGAGCGGGTCGCCCACGGCGGCGCGGCCCACCATGGGGCGGTTGAAGCGCAGCGAGATGCTCTGCCCGCGCCGCAGGTGGATGGAGTTGCCGCGGGGCGAGAGCAGCACCAACGCCTCCGGGCGGTCAGCCGCCAGCAGCGGGTCGAGCGGGGCCGCCGGCCGCGTCGTCCCGGGCTCGCCGGGGAAGCTGGCCAGGGCGGCGAGGCCCGTGGGCAGCGGCACGGCGTGCGTGGGCTCCGAGGTGGTCGGGCTGGGGATGCCACCGCAGGACACCCCGAAGACCACGCCCAACGGCGCGAGCACGAGCGAGACGAACCAGATGGCGCGCGCACGAGGGCGCGGCGGCGTGTGACTTTCCAAACCCATGCCGAAGGGGGTAGCACAGAGTGGGCCGCGACCGTGAGCCCCCTCTCCGTGCTTGGTGGCAGGGGCTTGGCGGGGTTCAGGCCTCGGCTTCGGGGACGGCTTGTGGCTCTGGCGACACGGGCTCGTTGCGCGGCGGACGCGATCGCACGCGGGCCCAGGCCACGAGGCCGAGAAGCGCCAACAACACCAGCCACTCGAAGGTGCGCCCGATGCGCACGTAGAGCGTGCGCCCGATCAACCCCTCGGCCCCACCCAGCTCCGCCACCGTGGTCACGAAGGTAGTGGCCTCGTAGGTGCCCGTCAGCACCACGTTCTCGCCCGTGGCGGCGACGTGCCCGCTGACGCCGGTGTTCACCGCGCGCACCAGATCGCGCCGCGTCTCGATGCTGCGCATGCGCGCCACCATGTGGTGCAGGTGCGGCTCGCTGGTGTTGCCGAACCATGCGTCGTTGGTGACGTTCACCAGGTAGTCCGGGCTGTGCTCGGCGACGGCGCGCCCGTAGTGGTCCAGCACGTCCTCGTAGCAGTTGAGCACCCCGATACCAGAGCCGGCCAGGGTCATGACCTCGGGCGCCTCACCCGGATAGACCCCCGGGCACTGAAAGGCCCACTGCAGCGGCGGGAGCACCTCCCAGAGCGGCACGCGCTCGCCGAAGTAGAGCAGCTCCACCTTGTCGCTCTGCCCCGTGACGCGGCCGTCGGCCTCGAGCGCCAGCACCGAGTTCCACACCGCGCAGCCGTCTCCATACGTGGCCGTGCCCACCAGGATGGGCCCGCGCACACCATCGCGCAGCACGGCGTGCACGCCGGTGCGGTCGTGCGTGGCGTCGCGCTCGAAGCCGAAGGGGTAGGCCGTCTCGGGCCAGATGACCACCTCGGCGCCCGCCGCCTCCACCTCGCGGGTCTGGCGCCGCAGCACCTCCATCTGGGCCCGGAAGAAGCGGCGATCGTGCTTCTCGAAGATGCCCACGTTGGGCTGCACCACGCCCACCCGCACCGTGGGGGCCGCGGCGCGTGCCGCCCGGACTTCCGCCAGCCGCTGGTGACCATAGACCGCGGGAGACACCAGGCAGAGCACGCTGCCCACCAGCAGCGCCGCCCGCGCGCGGCGCGACGCGGGCGCGAGACCGAGCGGCGTGTCGAACGCGGCGAAGGCCATGCACCCACCCGCGAGGAGCAAGAGGTCCAGCAGGGCCTGCCCCGCCAGATCGGCGCCCTGCACCCAGGCCAGTGACGGCAGCATGCCCACGGCCGGGTGCCACGGGAAGAGCTGCCACACGAAGGCGAAGCCCACCGTGAGCGTGATGGGCAGCCCCAGCGCGAGCGGCACCCCGCGCGCCCGCAGCGCCCCGGCGACCGCCCCGCCGAACATCATGGGGCCGGCCTGCCCGGCCCACAGCAAGAGGCCCACCAGCATGCCGGCGATCCACGGGAACCCCGCGAAGTCCTGCAGCAGGCCCACCACCCAGTACAGCACCAGTGCGTTGCACGCGGTGCCCGCCGCGAGCCCCACCAGCAGCCCGGTGCGCGCCCCTTGCTTCACGCTCTCGAACCCGGGAGCGAGGCCCATGGCGATGCCGAAGAGCGGCGCGAACAGCACCGGCCCACCGGGCACCTCGTGGGGAGCCGCCGCGAGCCCCAGGAAGAGCCCCGCGAACGCGGCCAGCAGCAACGAGCGAAGAAGGGTCACGGGGCCGGACCCTGCGCGAAGTGCGGCGAAGAGGCAACTCTCGGCGCGCGACAAGCTCGACATCCTGCGGGAAAACCACTATCCATCGCGCGTGTCCAGCGCCCCGCGACTCCACGAGCTTCGGCGAATGCATGCGGCCACGGGTGCCCCCCTGCTGCTGCTCGGCTGGGTCAGTGTGCTGGTGGTCGGCTACCGCTTGCTGGGCGGCCCCTCCTCACAGCTGGACTGGCTGCCGGGCGCCGGCCCCCTCGTGGGGTGGGGGGGTCTGATGACGCTCGGCCTCGCAGCCCACTTGGGCGTCCGCATTCGGCTGGGCGATGCGCTCGAAAACACCGCGAGTGAGGCCGACGCGGACGGGCGGAGCCTGCGGATGGGCGCGGGCGCGCTGTCGCTCCTGGCGGGCATCGCGGCGCTCTTCCTCGTCGCCGGCGTCGTCTTTGGGGGTCGCAGCGCGCCCGAGGTGTACACCCTGCTGGACCAGGCGCTGAGCGGTTCCGTAGGCGTGGGTGTGGCTTGCTTCCTCGGGGCTGCGGGTGGGCTCTACCTGTCGGAGGAGCTGCCGCGCGCCACCGTGCAGCTCGGGGTCGTGCGGACCGAGCGCGCGCTGCGCGCCG
Encoded here:
- the lnt gene encoding apolipoprotein N-acyltransferase, whose product is MTLLRSLLLAAFAGLFLGLAAAPHEVPGGPVLFAPLFGIAMGLAPGFESVKQGARTGLLVGLAAGTACNALVLYWVVGLLQDFAGFPWIAGMLVGLLLWAGQAGPMMFGGAVAGALRARGVPLALGLPITLTVGFAFVWQLFPWHPAVGMLPSLAWVQGADLAGQALLDLLLLAGGCMAFAAFDTPLGLAPASRRARAALLVGSVLCLVSPAVYGHQRLAEVRAARAAAPTVRVGVVQPNVGIFEKHDRRFFRAQMEVLRRQTREVEAAGAEVVIWPETAYPFGFERDATHDRTGVHAVLRDGVRGPILVGTATYGDGCAVWNSVLALEADGRVTGQSDKVELLYFGERVPLWEVLPPLQWAFQCPGVYPGEAPEVMTLAGSGIGVLNCYEDVLDHYGRAVAEHSPDYLVNVTNDAWFGNTSEPHLHHMVARMRSIETRRDLVRAVNTGVSGHVAATGENVVLTGTYEATTFVTTVAELGGAEGLIGRTLYVRIGRTFEWLVLLALLGLVAWARVRSRPPRNEPVSPEPQAVPEAEA